The proteins below come from a single Metarhizium brunneum chromosome 1, complete sequence genomic window:
- the cot-3 gene encoding Elongation factor 2, which yields MVNFTIDEIRALMDKPSNVRNMSVIAHVDHGKSTLTDSLLAKAGIISTAKAGDARATDTRADEQERGITIKSTAISLYGHLDDPEDIKDIVGQKTDGQDFLINLIDSPGHVDFSSEVTAALRVTDGALVVVDTVEGVCVQTETVLRQALGERIKPVVIINKVDRALLELQVSKEDLYQSFSRTIESVNVIISTYLDKTLGDVQVYPDKGTIAFGSGLHGWAFTVRQFAIRYAKKFGVDKNKMMERLWGDNYFNPHTKKWTKNGTYEGKQLERAFNQFILDPIFKIFNAVMNFKNDEITTLLEKLNLKLDTDDRQKEGKQLLKVVMRTFLPAADSLLEMMILHLPSPVTAQKYRAETLYEGPLDDPAAIGIRDCDPKGPLMLYVSKMVPTSDKGRFYAFGRVFSGTVRSGLKVRIQGPNYVPGKKEDLFIKAIQRTVLMMGGKVEAIDDMPAGNIVGLVGIDQFLLKSGTLTTSDTAHNLKVMKFSVSPVVQRSVQVKNAQDLPKLVEGLKRLSKSDPCVLTMTSESGEHIVAGAGELHLEICLKDLEEDHAGVPLNISDPVVQYRETVQGKSSMTALSKSPNKHNRLYMVAEPIDEELSLAIEGGKVSARDDFKARARVLADDFGWDVTDARKIWTFGPDGTGANLLVDQTKAVQYLNEIKDSVVSGFQWASREGPVAEEPMRSIRFNILDVTLHADAIHRGGGQIIPTARRVLYASALLAEPALLEPVYLVEIQVPEQAMGGVYGVLTRRRGHVFNEEQRPGTPLFNIKAYLPVLESFGFNGDLRAATSGQAFPQSVFDHWQVLPGGSPLDSTSKVGQIVTEMRKRKGIKIEVPGVENYYDKL from the exons ATGGTCAA CTTCACCATCGACGAGATTCGGGCCCTTATGGACAAGCCCTCCAATGTCCGTAACATGTCCGTCATTGCCCACGTCGATCACGGCAAGTCTACCCTGACCGActctcttcttgccaaaGCCGGTATCATTTCCACCGCAAAGGCGGGTGATGCACGAGCAACCGATACTCGTGCCGACGAGCAGGAGCGTGGTATCACCATCAAGTCCACCGCCATCTCCCTGTATGGTCATCTTGACGACCCCGAGGACATCAAAGACATTGTTGGCCAGAAGACCGATGGCCAGGACTTCTTGATCAACTTGATTGACTCGCCCGGTCACGTTGATTTCTCATCCGAAGTCACTGCTGCCCTCCGTGTCACCGACGGTGCCCTCGTTGTCGTCGACACCGTCGAAGGTGTGTGCGTCCAGACCGAGACTGTGCTCCGTCAGGCTCTCGGTGAGCGTATCAAACCCGTTGTCATTATCAACAAGGTCGATCGCGCTCTTCTCGAGCTTCAGGTCTCCAAGGAGGATCTGTACCAGTCCTTCTCCCGTACTATCGAGTCCGTCAACGTCATCATTTCCACCTACCTCGACAAGACCCTCGGTGACGTCCAGGTCTATCCCGACAAGGGTACCATTGCTTTCGGTTCTGGTCTGCACGGCTGGGCCTTCACCGTCCGTCAGTTCGCCATCCGATATGCCAAGAAGTTTGGCgtcgacaagaacaagatgATGGAGCGTCTCTGG GGCGACAACTACTTCAACCCTCACACCAAGAAGTGGACCAAGAACGGCACATACGAAGGCAAGCAGCTTGAGCGTGCTTTCAACCAGTTCATCCTAGACCCCATCTTCAAGATCTTCAATGCCGTCATGAACTTCAAGAACGATGAGATCACCACGCTTCTTGAGAAGCTCAACCTCAAGTTGGACACTGATGACCGCCAGAAGGAGGGCAAGCAGCTGCTCAAGGTCGTCATGCGAACTTTCCTGCCCGCTGCCGACTCCCTGCTGGAAATGATGATTCTCCACCTTCCTTCTCCCGTCACTGCCCAGAAGTACCGCGCTGAGACTTTGTACGAGGGACCTCTTGACGACCCTGCCGCCATTGGTATCCGTGACTGCGATCCCAAGGGCCCTCTCATGTTGTACGTCTCCAAGATGGTTCCCACCTCCGATAAGGGTCGATTCTACGCCTTCGGCCGTGTCTTCTCCGGTACCGTCCGCTCCGGTCTCAAGGTCCGCATTCAGGGCCCCAACTATGTCCCCGGCAAGAAGGAGGACCTGTTCATCAAGGCCATTCAGCGTACCGTTCTCATGATGGGCGGCAAGGTcgaggccattgacgacatgCCTGCTGGTAACATTGTCGGTCTCGTTGGTATCGATCAGTTCTTgctcaagtctggtactcTTACCACTTCTGACACTGCCCACAACCTCAAGGTCATGAAGTTCTCCGTCTCCCCCGTCGTCCAGCGTTCCGTCCAGGTCAAGAACGCTCAGGATCTCCCCAAGCTCGTCGAAGGTCTCAAGCGTCTGTCCAAGTCGGACCCTTGCGTCCTGACCATGACCTCCGAGTCTGGTGAGCACATTGTCGCCGGTGCTGGTGAGCTGCATCTTGAGATTTGCTTGAAGGATCTCGAGGAGGACCACGCCGGTGTTCCTCTCAACATCTCGGACCCCGTCGTCCAGTACCGTGAGACCGTCCAGGGCAAGTCCAGCATGACGGCTCTGTCCAAGTCCCCCAACAAGCACAACCGTCTGTACATGGTTGCTGAGCCCATTGATGAGGAGCTCTCTCTGGCCATCGAGGGCGGCAAGGTCTCTGCCCGTGACGATTTCAAGGCTCGTGCCCGTGTCCTGGCCGATGACTTCGGTTGGGATGTCACTGATGCCCGTAAGATCTGGACTTTCGGTCCTGATGGTACCGGTGCCAACTTGCTGGTTGACCAGACCAAGGCTGTTCAGTACCTGAACGAAATCAAGGACTCCGTTGTCTCTGGTTTCCAGTGGGCCAGTCGTGAGGGTCCTGTTGCTGAGGAGCCCATGCGCTCTATCCGCTTCAACATCCTCGATGTCACCCTGCACGCTGATGCCATTCACCGTGGCGGTGGTCAGATCATTCCCACTGCCCGTCGTGTCCTGTACGCCTCTGCCTTGCTGGCCGAGCCCGCCCTGCTCGAGCCCGTCTACCTGGTCGAAATTCAGGTTCCCGAGCAGGCCATGGGTGGTGTCTATGGTGTCCTTACCCGCCGTCGTGGTCACGTCTTCAACGAGGAGCAGCGCCCCGGTACTCCCCTCTTCAACATCAAGGCCTATCTGCCCGTCTTGGAGTCTTTCGGCTTCAACGGTGACCTGCGTGCCGCCACCTCTGGCCAGGCCTTCCCTCAGTCCGTCTTTGACCACTGGCAGGTCCTGCCCGGTGGCTCTCCCCTTGACTCCACCTCCAAGGTCGGCCAGATTGTCACAGAAATGCGTAAGCGCAAGGGTATCAAGATCGAGGTTCCCGGCGTTGAGAAC TACTATGACAAGCTGTAA